Genomic segment of Cyprinus carpio isolate SPL01 unplaced genomic scaffold, ASM1834038v1 S000006594, whole genome shotgun sequence:
CCTTCAGAGTCCAGAACTCTGTATGTTCCTGTGTGGTTGGTCCTAAAATTATGAAGGTTCACATCACTCTGATCCTTGGGCCAAACGTCCTCCCACTTTGTGCTTCCGCTGGGCTGATGCAGAACTTTATGAGCACTGGGCAGATCACCCAACTCCCCACCTTCCTGCACAGAAATATTATCTAAAGTGGTACATAAAGATATTAATCATTATTCTAATAGAGTGAAATTCAATCAATCAAGGCCATCAGCACGTATTAAGTATTGGAGGAccaaatgtaatcatttaaaattaagcCATTGCAAAATCACTACTGGGGACAACTAATCTCGATATTAATGTCCGGTGCTGCATCCCAATTCGCCTACTTATACTgtgcccttaaagtatgtactctttttgtgaagaaaaggTACATGCTTTTGTGTATGTAGATGAATAGTAGGCaagttttgggacatactactttGGCATAACTGCTTCTTTAAAGGACgctctgttgcttagttacgTGCATAGTTGACAGTagagtgtccccatcactacactggggcattaggacccacacagagcACAGGGTGagcgccccctgctggcctcactaacacctcttccaacagcaacctagttttccaggaggtctcccatcaaGGTACGGTCCAGGCTCAACCCTGTTTAACTTCAGTGGgtgaccagtcttgggctgcaggttGATATGGCTGTGGCtcatgtgtttgcataatgaggcatttaaaaattaatgaccAAACGTATCATTATAAAAGTTCACAGTGTTGCTGCAGATTAAATATAACGTGGataagattaaattaatattttttcatcaggttagacattatttatcactcaaaTCCTTTCTCTACCTGTCCGTCGGTCGCGTATatctgccatgtttgtagttttttaacacttttaatgcgtgtttgtagttctaatcTAACCTAGTCCACCGCGCACATGTGTTGTTTGTGGGCATGTAGCTGTTAGAGTGAGTCTGCATCGATCCTCACTTCAAATTCAAACCGTAGACCATCCGGGAATCTTTGGCATActttttaaacatacaatgatttgggacatactacttctattttcaaaaaatatttaggatggatagtatgcgaATTTGGACACAGCACCAGtcagtgttaatgttgtttaCAGGCTTGCATACAATACCACACAATTATTAAAGGCAAAGCACAAAGCACATGCTTATGGTTTGATCCGATTTGAATTTACCTTGAATATGAAGCTGGTACATCTTCTGTTTTTGATTCAACACTGTCTGATTATGATTGTAAAATACTTTCAAAGTATATTTCCCAGCATCACTGAAGCTCAGATTCTTGATGGTGACATCACATCCTTTTTTTGAAAATCGCCCATTCTCACAAGTTTCATTCTGACATGAAAAGATGGATTTTTGCCTCCATAAATCAATACGAAAAATGTCACTGGGCTCAAATTGACATGACAGGATGGCACTGTCTCCTTTTTTTCCTGTCACAGATACAGGGGTTGTTCTTACAAAGGGAGTTtctgcaaacagacagacaaaagtaATAGGCTACAAAGTATCAatactgaggggaaaaaaatgtttctctGTAATCATGctcatcataaaatattttagcagATACATTGTAGTCAACTTGATTTTATTTTGCTTAAGTGGATTCAATAACTGTGAACTAATGGTGGAGTTTCTCTAATATTTACTGTCCTGTAAAAGTGGTACCCTGCAAATCTAAGAGCAATTTCAACTTGATTTATAacttaaaaactattttgttggtataaatgaatgcatataaGTTTGTTCTGTGATGTAAAATAATACTTTcaacttgaataaaaccagttagtTTAGAAGTTACCATATTTAGGTTACCACTTTTTGCAGCTCGTAAAGATTAAGGTTGTTGCTTAGGCTTGATCTGTTTGccataattaataaatgaactgGAATGAACTGCAAAGATAAAGTTCACCACTTTTTACTGGCCAGCCTAAAGGGTCTAAGGTTGTTGGATTGGAAGCTTGATCCATTTGCCATTGTATTGACTGGAATGAACTGCAAAGGTAGGCATATAANNNNNNNNNNNNNNNNNNNNNNNNNNNNNNNNNNNNNNNNNNNNNNNNNNNNNNNNNNNNNNNNNNNNNNNNNNNNNNNNNNNNNNNNNNNNNNNNNNNNNNNNNNNNNNNNNNNNNNNNNNNNNNNNNNNNNNNNNNNNNNNNNNNNNNNNNNNNNNNNNNNNNNNNNNNNNNNNNNNNNNNNNNNNNNNNNNNNNNNNNNNNNNNNNNNNNNNNNNNNNNNNNNNNNNNNNNNNNNNNNNNNNNNNNNNNNNNNNNNNNNNNNNNNNNNNNNNNNNNNNNNNNNNNNNNNNNNNNNNNNNNNNNNNNNNNNNNNNNNNNNNNNNNNNNNNNNNNNNTCATCATTCATCATGTAGAATTTGACAGAAAGTTTCACTCCATATACTTCACATTCCCAGAGAACCCTTCCCTGAGATCTCTGACTCTGACCATTAGTGAGCATAAAAGTTTGGGTACTTTTGGTCAGATACTCATCATTTCTTCTCAACCTCTGGCACACATTCTGCTGCGGCAAAGAGGAGGTGCTTCCGGTGTCAATTACAGCATTAAAGTAAGAGTGGTTCACAATTATTGGACTTTGCAGCTCACTATTATATTGAGAGCTGAAAGTTGGATCGATGAGCATGAGGTGATTTTGTTGCCCTCTTCCACCGGAAGATTTCTTCTTCTGTTCCTCATCTTTTCCTTGATTCCATCTCTTTTTATTTTCCACCAAATCCTTTTCTATTTGAGTACCGAGACCGAgtatagaaaataaccaaaacaatccaaggtttttatttatcacagtggctagattaacaaataaccagacaccacccgatctaaatattccctcacagttaaatagtaatgactttatgaatgtcttcactaataaaatagataacatcagaaatacaataacaaatgtagattctagagcatctaatacttcagttttgtccatcacacccaaagataaactgcagtgctttacaactataggacaggaagagctaaataaacttatcactgcatctaaaccaacaacatgtttattagatcctgtacccactaaattactgaaagagttgttacctgtagcagaagaaccgcttctcaacattattaactcgtcgttatctttaggtcacgtcccaaaaccattcaagctggcagttattgaGCCTCtaattaagaaaccacaactagatcctagtgaaccgGNNNNNNNNNcttccatttatgtctaaaatttttagaaaaagttgtttctgctcaattgtgctcctttctgcaaaaaaatgatctctatgaagaatttcagtcgggtttcaggccccaccatagcaaaGNNNNNNNNNNNNNNNNNNNNNNNNNNNNNNNNNNNNNNNNNNNNNNNNNNNNNNNNNNNNNNNNNNNNNNNNNNNNNNNNNNNNNNNNNNNNNNNNNNNNNNNNNNNNNNNNNNNNNatccaagggcaggctttaagatggtttagatcctacctgtccgatagctaccactttgtttatataaatggggagtcatctcatataTCAccggtaaaatatggagtgccacatggatctgtcctaggtcctctgctattttcaatatacatgttgccccttggtaatattattagaaaatacaggattagtttccactgttgtTCTGNNNNNNNNNNNNNNNNNNNNNNNNNNNNNNNNNNNNNNNNNNNNNNNNNNNNNNNNNNNNNNNNNNNNNNNNNNNNNNNNNNNNNNNNNNNNNNNNNNNNNNNNNNNNNNNNNNNNNNNNNNNNNNNNNNNNNNNNNNNNNNNNNNNNNNNNNNNNNNNNNNNNNNNNNNNNNNNNNNNNNNNNNNNNNNNNNNNNNNNNNNNNNNNNNNNNNNNNNNNNNNNNNNNNNNAGAACTCGTTGATTCATTTTCCTTACATCACTAGCAGATTTAGTTTTTCGACAGAAACAAATCTAATGACTTAAAAAACCACGAAAACTTACATGATAAAGAAGTTCATATAGGTCTGTTGTTCTGCCGTAAACAATGACACGCgacaaacaaaatgaaagtaCACAATTCAGAGTAGATATTGTCACATTTGGGGCCAAGTAATCATAGTCATTGTTCAAGAGCATGCACCCGGACCCATTCCCACAACTGAGCTGTCCTGCTACCCCAAGAGTAATCATCATCTACAAGATCTTTGGATTGATTGCCGCTGCACCTACAAGACAAGAAACCAgactaaaaaaaattcatttcagggaccttttaacctctggtctccacagaacgtcCTTATCAgagtttaaaattgtatataattagaCCAAAATACAGAAACACTAAACTAAAAAGCTTTTCTACTTCCTTTCCAGAGCAAAATAAAGCACTGAATAATAGTTTCTATATCAAATGAAGTGTTGCATCCTTACTTTGATTTATAACATCAAAAGACTATCAAAAAAATCCTCACTGTTTCATCATGTAGTTTTAATACTGAATGTGGATGAAGCCAACAAAACAGTAGATTTGTGAGTCCAGATATAAATATTCCAACTTTCATACAAGTTGGGACATGATTTTGATtaacaattttacaatatttcataaaagtacaaaaatttacaattacaaaTCATGTCTTTTCATAGTTACATAAATGATGCAGAGAAATACTATGATATACAAGGCAAAATAACAGCAGCAGCAAAAGATTCAAGCATCTGAACCTGTTGAGAATACAGAAGAGCTGTTGAGTGACAGacacaaagacatttatacagtGATATAATGTTTTTACTACAGAACTGACCGCAATACAGCAGACTATAAAcctttagtttcagttttatttaaatattcaacatgTGGAACTTGCATAAAAAATATCCATTAAGAAAAATCAAACCATAATCTGAATCTTGGGTTTATTCTGGTGTAATCCTCAAGACTCAAAATGATTTATCGAACTCAAAGGATcaatgaacacaaattaagtttgttaaattatttttcctGTTACCAACAAATCTTCTCAACTGAGTAATAAATGTAGAACtatctaataattatattaataaccaaaataaaaacagcatcttAATCATAGACATTATAAATCACACAAATAGATGCATTCATCATGAACTCGTTGATTAATTTCCTTAGCATCACTAGCAGATTTAGTTTTCGACAAGAAACAAATCTAATGACACAAAAACTTACATGATAAAAGTTCTGTATGAGTCTGTTGTTCTGCCGTAAACAATGACAAacgacaaaacaaaaatgaaagtacaCAGGTGAGTTAAATGGTCACATGACTGGAATAACAACAAGGAAAAAAATTCCATTCCTTCATTCTGCCTTTTCTTTCTGTGGTCAGAGTTTAAAACACCTTTaagtttaaattgtataattagaCCAAAATACAGAAACACTAAACTAAAAAGCTTTTCTACTTCCTTTCCAGAGCAAA
This window contains:
- the LOC109052228 gene encoding uncharacterized protein LOC109052228, whose amino-acid sequence is MEFFSLLLFQSCDHLTHLCTFIFVLSFVIVYGRTTDSYRTFIMFRCLNLLLLLLFCLVYHSETPFVRTTPVSVTGKKGDSAILSCQFEPSDIFRIDLWRQKSIFSCQNETCENGRFSKKGCDVTIKNLSFSDAGKYTLKVFYNHNQTVLNQKQKMYQLHIQDNISVQEGGELGDLPSAHKVLHQPSGSTKWEDVWPKDQSDVNLHNFRTNHTGTYRVLDSEGNILITVTVTESGTESKDKQDDTNKDKTEPLPVWALILIVIVIGVVLVLAVIIFIVIKKPQCLKRDADTVTYRNPSDVAH